From Xenopus tropicalis strain Nigerian chromosome 3, UCB_Xtro_10.0, whole genome shotgun sequence, the proteins below share one genomic window:
- the LOC100490677 gene encoding extracellular calcium-sensing receptor, with protein MEFATTLFSTEYYQTMQALIFAVEEINSDPELLPQYTLGFQVFDSCFTLRKAAHGTLSLLSGGRKITPNYHCHKGAPVAGIIGDSGSSQSILMAQILGLYRYPQISYFATSPTLSDRNLFPSFFRTIPSDEFQMRGLAQLVSHFNWSWVGLLASDTDYGQFGLQMIKQEIVKGGACVAFAENIRTNHPDRNAPHLVQVIRKSTAKVVIVISSDFDFVIVADELLEQNVSGITWIASEAWATSELLSKEPYKGLLSGTVGVAIRRGQMTRFTKYINSLSPSENVNDLFIKEFWEEIFNCKWLNRDNVTIPLGNETRKACTGSEKLEDLLNEEYHRVSLNLLHYIKKVYFKTQDGSQIFFDAKGNPPAVYDIVNWCVNAKGALGQVIVGRYDMNAPETFNVDSDGVIWANGSTKVPLSKCSPSCAAGFRKVMVPNAVECNPCSWDTWPNQHRAKCIARTTEFLSYEDDLGLILAPVSILSSLVPLVFWGVFVHYKKTPIVRANNYSLSCLLLLSLFLCFLCSLGFIGYPQPEKCLLRQVAFGMVFALCISCVLAKTITVVIAFNATKPGSRLRKWTGVRLPYFVIILCTFIQFSLCMIWLIFYPPVPELNTETKPGIIIVSCNEGSPTAFWCMLGYLGLLATISFIVAFLARRLPDSFNEAKLITFSMLAFLSVWVSFIPAYLSARGMYTVAMEVFAILSSSWAVVGCIFVPKCFIVLFRPNMNSREHLMGKRNIYNFS; from the exons ATGGAATTTGCAACTACCTT GTTTTCCACTGAGTATTACCAGACCATGCAGGCCCTAATATTTGCTGTGGAGGAGATTAACTCAGATCCTGAACTCCTTCCCCAATATACTCTGGGTTTCCAGGTTTTTGACTCCTGCTTTACATTACGGAAAGCAGCACATGGAACCCTTTCATTGCTCTCAGGAGGAAGGAAAATCACCCCCAATTATCACTGTCACAAAGGGGCGCCTGTTGCTGGGATCATCGGTGACTCTGGGTCCTCGCAATCTATTCTTATGGCCCAGATCTTAGGACTGTACCGATACCCACAG atTAGCTATTTTGCAACCAGCCCTACCCTTAGTGATCGGAACCTGTTCCCTTCCTTTTTCCGTACCATCCCTAGTGATGAGTTTCAAATGAGAGGTCTGGCCCAGTTGGTCTcccatttcaattggtcttgggTTGGTCTGCTGGCCAGTGACACTGACTACGGCCAGTTTGGACTCCAGATGATAAAGCAAGAGATAGTAAAGGGTGGAGCTTGTGTGGCCTTTGCTGAGAATATACGGACTAACCATCCCGACAGAAATGCTCCTCACCTTGTCCAAGTTATTAGAAAGTCAACTGCAAAAGTGGTGATTGTCATATCGTCTGATTTCGATTTTGTGATTGTGGCAGACGAGTTGTTGGAACAGAATGTGAGTGGAATCACCTGGATAGCCAGTGAGGCTTGGGCAACCTCAGAGTTACTCTCGAAGGAACCATATAAAGGACTATTATCCGGCACCGTTGGGGTTGCCATTCGCCGCGGCCAGATGACAAGGTTCACCAAGTACATCAACAGCCTCTCCCCATCAGAAAATGTCAACGATTTATTCATCAAAGAATTCTGGGAggaaatatttaattgcaaatggcTGAATCGGGACAATGTAACTATTCCTTTGGGTAATGAAACCAGGAAAGCCTGTACAGGAAGCGAAAAGCTGGAGGACTTGTTAAACGAAGAGTACCATAGAGTTTCCCTGAAT CTTCTCCACTACATTAAAAAAGTCTACTTCAAGACCCAAGATGGGAGCCAGATATTTTTTGATGCAAAAGGGAACCCGCCGGCTGTCTATGACATTGTGAACTGGTGTGTGAATGCCaagggggcactggggcaggTTATTGTTGGGAGATACGACAtgaatgcccccgaaacgttcAATGTAGATAGTGATGGAGTTATCTGGGCCAACGGCAGCACAAAG GTTCCTCTCTCCAAGTGCAGCCCCAGTTGTGCCGCTGGATTTAGGAAAGTGATGGTACCCA ATGCCGTGGAATGTAATCCGTGTTCCTGGGACACGTGGCCCAATCAACATAGAGCGAAATGCATAGCAAGAACGACAGAGTTTCTTTCCTATGAAGATGATTTAGGCTTAATTTTAGCGCCCGTTTCCATCTTGTCTTCTCTGGTTCCACTTGTTTTCTGGGGAGTTTTTGTTCATTACAAAAAGACACCAATAGTCCGAGCCAACAACTACTCCCTTagctgccttctcctgctttccctgttcctctgtttcctttgctctttagggttcattggttacccacaacctgaaaagtgccttctgcgccaggtggcatttgggatggtttttgccctctgcatctcctgtgttctggccaaaaccatcactgttgtcattgcctttaatgcaaccaaacccgGCAGCAGGTTAAGAAAGTGGACAGGGGTGAGACTGCCATATTTTGTAATTATACTTTGTACTTTTATTCAATTTTCTTTGTGTATGATCTGGCTGATTTTCTATCCTCCTGTTCCAGAACTTAATACTGAAACAAAACCTGGAATCATTATAGTGAGTTGCAATGAAGGATCGCCCACTgctttctggtgcatgctgggataccttGGACTCTTGGCCACCATCAGTTTCATTGTTGCCTTCCTGGCCAGACGCCTCCCTGacagtttcaatgaagccaaattgatcacattcagtatgttggctttcctcagtgtgtgggtgtcctttatcccagcctatctcagtgcccggggcatgtatactgtggcaatggaggtctttgccatcctgtcttccagttgggctgtggtgggctgtatctttgtgccaaaatgtttcaTTGTATTGTTCAGACCCAACATGAACTCCAGAGAACATCTCATGGGGAAAAGAAATATCTACAATTTTTCTTAG